GTCCGGTCGTACAGCAGCGGAAGCTCCACGTTGTCGACCGCGCTGGTGCGCGCCAGCAGGTTGAAGCCCTGGAAGACGAAGCCCAGCTTCTGGTTGCGCAGGTCGGCCAGGGCGTTCTTTCCCAGCCCGTCCACGCGCACCCCGTCCAGCCAGTAGGCCCCCTCGCTGGGCACGTCCAGGCAGCCCAGCACGTTCATCAGCGTGGACTTGCCGGAGCCGGAGGAGCCCATCACCGCGATCATCTCGCCCGGCCGGACGGTCAGGTCGATGCCGCGCAGCGCGAACACCTCGTTCTCGCCCATGCGGTAGACCTTCTTCACGCCCTCGATCCGGATGACGTCCTTCTCGCTCATCGCCTCCTCCGTTCTCATCAGAAGCCTCCCGGAGGGCCGCCGGCGCCGCCTGTGCGCCGGCTGCTGGGAGCCAGCGGGTTGGACGAGGCCGTGGAGCCCGCCTTCGCCTGCGTGTCGTTCGTGCCCACGATGATCTTGGTCCCGGCGCTCAGGCCGGTGCCCTCCACCTGCGTGCGCTGGCCGTCGCTCAGGCCGGTCTTCACGCGCAGCGCCTGGGGCTTCCCGTCCGTCCCCACCATCCACAGCGTGCCGCCCTTGCCGCGCCCGGTGCGACCCGCCGCCCCGGCGCCCGTCCGGGCCCCGGTGCGCGCCGCGC
This region of Longimicrobiaceae bacterium genomic DNA includes:
- a CDS encoding ATP-binding cassette domain-containing protein: MSEKDVIRIEGVKKVYRMGENEVFALRGIDLTVRPGEMIAVMGSSGSGKSTLMNVLGCLDVPSEGAYWLDGVRVDGLGKNALADLRNQKLGFVFQGFNLLARTSAVDNVELPLLYDRTGKKRDTRALAAGALARVGLGDRLDHQPSELSGG